A genomic window from Leishmania panamensis strain MHOM/PA/94/PSC-1 chromosome 5 sequence includes:
- a CDS encoding hypothetical protein (TriTrypDB/GeneDB-style sysID: LpmP.05.0680) gives MTSLSFSNATQASRGGNAAAMPPPGAHLMMAPPPSGGNPFAAAPPGFRGKVPPGQMPTMAGKPKIVMRPPSAAEGGQPHAANLPLNRPVSQETTASHPGPPGRGLTGSPRPPPQFALVNGKKIMVPPGTKLQMGNPGLNLASSATAAAAPPQAMMHGKKILMMPPGQGLATSRRPSFTTSPPPGGMTGRGAAAAASGRGGPSPFHPNPGQSLVRPPMQVTASPSPRPQPTTEAAAGATGHKPSLLQSLTSAFSFLKRGSDVDKEREVEARQHNAIALQQQQQQQQQQRQTPPGPAVRGKGAAVGPSRALMPNSHHPSPSPARQPSPKQQPAHPPLLMSGMKKMMIGQPPALLCGKSPPLMSPSKSGNVSGGAAAATRAPIRIPPAQIMAIKRPPGGGGHVVGTKKAIMNPPPPATVRSRANSLERPPLGASRSSSVAAVSLPGTRLASSPQLPLQPRPSPMGLRPVKRILESPLPHAQLIPAPSQQQPQRRPRSVSASPTPMSVPSSPFTVAPPEVAAAATVLRVPSSTVFKEEQLPSAGIRSPRRRHWQLGESSEDSDSDGAGAGGGDGGAHASAQVEAASHSHIASGLRSSSSIRNADGVVGSDRARENTVEEREKALQEDDNALLPESSSPSLPHQVTEQETEDHSLHHGDDDYNNDTHPSTDALTSKPEAAGAAATVASPSSSMRHNGNKKGPTSTILVPVRKTATSEARIAAAAAKRRQEEERQGHEAARKDDLVSKKRQSAQPKSVPPAAHASRTQSTAAARVARESPSPQEEEDNTQKPSNLEPSSHSTTSTLSRRSPLSVSDDSDSVLGAVKGPRSPARGGVRTAGDGGSPASPGSVSMPSQKRIGKSAHFDPADTPRNEQRQRQLRRPRSKLRICSQNTRRSTSKRGNGNVNGDHSDAADEEEDESGLEELTSSDLYRLAKFLRDSSAGTMGAGIDDLQRRDRRRRSLLRGDNGSDRDADADSSDDTSWGLRHRGRQRRQQHSTGKRRSALPLSTVGIPWRYTGSRRSLGPFASPPPVRRPLGYINVGGGRYARVGGSPYANSRGRPRATSVEVVPLDTTNTRALLSRAGAYGSCSPFSDQRNRRPSALVDAGHRAVASELKASALLDSKQASSSRGGGRALAPYYSREQRQLFGCHSSVHHPHTRSGRSHSGLGLDDTMSSAAESQHPYCVSTSALLPAMQSMIPLRGGAAATYEPHEQQRGRSSSLPDPLPRAADQPYNLPQHLPQSRSTVAATGPIGLLIPDMYKVDSALEPSAYTPVAARANDAAGPVRPASLGRSSSDQLYDLPPALSLHVLSAEAAAAARSRSITSSRKSNIGGDEAETRSAAAPVVPSLIPTDLSPALSTQSQGQGSHLRTSSPRTQQQWQPWQEQNDVQQTNSDTAASNLRRVGGVTAVAAHPEVHPTYADPNACRPPSRKKETVYLSKATIARLSTPQGCRGSLGRGSAAAISPISRRSHGGGGGNSSVVAQTCSRWLDELLASTTVTTTGVRTGWGVGGGEDATGAANAIPVVDLRREFKPYIVDSGAGGRGSPSNVRAAFQSLRNIGATDYTNEFTGSRARPHVPVISFKHMIGAHSATGSPPRMGGAATVKTVSGVSDGLPFRAYSSIRVHDPTRKSPWALAPEREGLDVLPGRPALSRRRRIAVADNAAAENDTVVEEVHLDEHRRPYLVVRPVLSSEEKEAQRAAVERLSRPKPIYRRAGDPLTSPR, from the coding sequence atgACTTCTCTTAGTTTCTCAAATGCGACACAAGCCTCGCGCGGTGGTAACGCCGCAGCGATGCCCCCGCCGGGCGCACATCTCATGAtggcccctcccccgtccGGTGGGAACCccttcgctgcagcgcctcccgGCTTTCGAGGGAAGGTGCCGCCTGGTCAGATGCCCACGATGGCTGGCAAACCGAAGATTGTGATGCGGCCGCCATCGGCTGCTGAGGGTGGTCAACCCCACGCAGCAAACCTGCCACTAAACCGCCCCGTTTCACAAGAAACTACAGCATCGCACCCTGGGCCACCCGGACGCGGCCTCACCGGCTCACCACGCCCACCTCCGCAGTTTGCCTTGGTAAACGGGAAGAAGATCATGGTACCACCAGGCACGAAGCTGCAGATGGGCAATCCTGGCCTTAACCTAGCCTCCAGCGCtacggctgccgcagcgccgccacaggcTATGATGCACGGCAAGAAGATCTTGATGATGCCGCCAGGACAGGGTTTGGCGACAAGTCGGCGGCCGTCATTCACaacatcgccgccgccggggGGGATGACGGgtcgcggtgctgcggctgcggctaGTGGTAGGGGCGGTCCTTCGCCGTTTCATCCGAACCCCGGCCAAAGCCTCGTGCGGCCGCCAATGCAGGTGACGGCAAGTCCGTCGCCACGGCCACAGCCAACaacagaggcggcagctggTGCCACAGGCCATAAGCCCAGCCTTCTGCAGAGCCTCACGAGCGCCTTCAGCTTTCTGAAGCGCGGCAGTGACGTGGACAAGGAGCGAGAAGTAGAGGCGCGACAGCACAACGCTATAgcactacagcagcagcagcagcagcagcaacagcagaggCAGACGCCACCTGGGCCAGCTGTTCGTGGAaaaggtgctgctgttgggcCCAGTAGAGCCTTGATGCCGAATAGCCACCACCCCTCGCCTAGCCCTGCCCGGCAACCGTcaccgaagcagcagcccgCGCACCCTCCGCTATTGATGAGCGGCATGAAGAAGATGATGATAGGGCAGCCGCCAGCCTTGTTGTGTGGCAAGTCGCCGCCACTGATGAGCCCGTCAAAGTCCGGCAATGTgagtggcggtgcggctgccgcgacaCGCGCGCCAATAAGGATACCACCTGCTCAGATTATGGCGATAAAAAGACCtcctggcggcggtggacaCGTGGTGGGGACGAAGAAGGCCATCATGAATCCCCCACCTCCTGCCACGGTCCGCAGCAGGGCAAACAGCCTAGAAAGACCGCCCCTCGGCGCCAGCCGCTCTAGCAGCGTCGCAGCCGTCTCCCTTCCAGGAACGCGGTTGGCATCATCGCCCCagttgccgctgcagccgcgcccgTCCCCAATGGGGCTTCGGCCGGTGAAGCGCATCTTAgagtcaccgctgccgcacgcgcagctcaTACCGGCtccgtcacagcagcagccacagcggcggccgcgctcCGTCTCGGCATCACCGACACCTATGTCGGTACCTTCATCGCCTTTCACCGTGGCGCCACCCGaagtcgcagctgctgcaactgTACTACGTGTGCCGAGTTCGACCGTGTTTaaggaagagcagctgcccaGTGCCGGGATACGGTCCCCCAGGCGCCGACACTGGCAACTAGGCGAAAGCTCCGaagacagcgacagcgacggcgctggcgccggcggaggtgatgggGGTGCGCACGCCAGCGCACAGGTTGAAGCAGCCTCGCACAGCCACATAGCCAGTGGCCTTCGCAGCTCATCCTCGATCCGCAACGCGGACGGCGTGGTGGGCTCGGACAGAGCGCGGGAAAACACTgtagaagagagggaaaaagcgctgcaggaggatgacaacgcgctgctgccggagtcatcgtccccctcccttccacACCAAGTGACAGAGCAGGAGACGGAGGACCACAGCCTCCACCACGGAGACGACGACTACAACAACGATACGCACCCCTCTACAGACGCGTTGACATCGAAGCCAGaggcagctggtgctgctgcaaccGTCGCGTCGCCATCATCGTCTATGCGCCACAACGGCAACAAGAAGGGTCCCACCTCCACGATCCTCGTGCCGGTGCGGAAAACTGCAACGTCAGAAGCACGtatcgccgcagcagcagccaaacGACgacaagaggaggagcgccagGGCCACGAGGCTGCGCGCAAGGACGATCTAGTGTcgaagaagcggcagagcGCACAACCGAAGTCGGTTCCGCCTGCAGCCCACGCGAGTCGAACGCAGTCAACTGCGGCCGCCCGAGTGGCGCGAGaatcgccgtcgccacaggaggaggaggacaacacGCAAAAGCCATCGAACCTGGAGCCGAGCAgccacagcaccacctccaccctgTCACgccgctcccctctctctgtctctgacGATTCTGATTCCGTGTTAGGAGCGGTGAAGGGCCCACGCTCACCGGCACGCGGCGGTGTCAGGACTGCTGGTGACGGCGGCTCTCCCGCGTCTCCGGGGTCCGTCTCAATGCCGTCACAGAAGCGGATCGGCAAGTCCGCTCACTTTGACCCTGCAGACACGCCGAGGaacgagcagcggcaacggcagctcCGTCGTCCACGATCGAAGCTCCGCATCTGTAGCCAGAACACCCGTCGAAGTACCAGCAAGAGGGGTAACGGCAACGTCAACGGCGACCACAGCGACGCAgctgacgaggaggaggacgagagcGGCTTGGAGGAACTGACGAGCAGCGACCTCTACCGTCTCGCAAAATTTTtgcgcgacagcagcgcgggCACGATGGGGGCGGGCATCGACGATCTGCAGCGACGCGACAGGCGCCGGCGGTCGTTGCTTCGCGGTGACAACGGCAGTGACAGGGACGCCGACgcggacagcagcgacgataCCTCGTGGGGACTGCGACACCGTGGACGAcagcgtcggcagcagcacagtaCTGGGAAGCGTCGAAGcgcactccctctctccacagTCGGTATTCCGTGGCGATATACTGGATCGCGGCGCTCGTTGGGGCCATTcgcgtcaccaccaccggtgcggcggccgctCGGGTACATTAACGTCGGCGGCGGTCGCTACGCGCGTGTTGGCGGCAGTCCGTACGCCAATTCTCGAGGTCGGCCTCGAGCCACGTCGGTCGAGGTCGTGCCGCTCGATACGACCAACACGCGCGCATTGCTCAGCCGTGCTGGGGCCTACGGTAGTTGCTCACCTTTTTCCGACCAGCGGAACCGCAGGccgtcggcgctggtggaTGCTGGCCACAGAGCCGTCGCGTCAGAGCTGAAGGCCAGCGCTCTGCTGGACAGCAAGCAAGCGTCGAGTtcgcgcggtggcggtaggGCATTGGCGCCCTACTACAGCAGAGAACAGCGCCAGCTATTCGGCTGTCACAGCTCCGTGCACCATCCTCACACCCGTAGCGGTCGCAGTCATTCTGGACTTGGCTTGGATGACACGATGTCCTCAGCGGCCGAATCACAGCACCCGTACTGTGTGTCCACCTCAGCCCTGCTGCCAGCCATGCAGTCCATGATCCCcttgcgcggcggcgcggcggccacgTATGAACCGCACGAGCAGCAACGCGGGAGGTCCTCGTCCCTGCCGGATCCCCTGCCTCGGGCAGCTGATCAACCCTACAACCTCCCTCAACACCTACCGCAGTCAAGATCAACAGTAGCGGCTACAGGGCCCATTGGGCTGCTGATTCCCGACATGTACAAGGTCGACTCTGCTCTAGAACCTAGCGCATATACCCCTGTGGCCGCGAGGGCCAACGACGCGGCGGGGCCCGTGCGACCCGCTTCACTGGGCCGGAGCAGCTCTGATCAGCTGTATGATCTGCCTCCCGCGTTGTCACTACACGTTTTATCAGCAgaggccgcggcagcagcgcggtcCAGGAGCATcacgagcagcagaaagagCAACATCGGCGGCGACGAAGCCGAAACGAGGAGCGCAGCCGCCCCGGTGGTGCCGAGCTTGATACCCACTGACCTCTCGCCTGCGCTATCAACACAGTCACAGGGCCAGGGCAGCCACCTGCGCACTTCCTCGCCGAGGACCCAGCAGCAATGGCAACCGTGGCAGGAGCAGAACGATGTACAGCAGACCAACAGCGACACCGCGGCGAGTAACCTTCGAAGAGTCGGTGGTGTcactgcagtggcggcacaTCCTGAAGTTCACCCCACCTACGCGGACCCCAACGCCTGCAGGCCGCCCTCGCGCAAGAAGGAGACGGTGTACTTAAGCAAGGCCACGATTGCGCGTCTTAGCACCCCGCAGGGATGCCGAGGCAGCCTCGGTAGGGGCTCTGCCGCGGCGATCAGCCCCATCTCTCGCCGCAgccacggcggtggcggcgggaATAGCAGCGTGGTAGCGCAGACGTGCAGCAGGTGGCTTGACGAACTCCTGGCCTCCACTACAGTGACAACCACTGGCGTGCGCACTGGCTGGGgagttggcggcggcgaagatgCGACAGGGGCAGCGAATGCAATCCCTGTGGTTGATCTACGTCGTGAGTTCAAGCCGTACATCGTGGACAGTGGCGCGGGCGGCCGCGGAAGTCCCAGTAATGTGCGTGCCGCGTTTCAGTCCCTGCGCAATATCGGGGCGACAGACTACACGAACGAGTTCACTGGGTCGCGCGCCCGACCGCACGTCCCGGTGATCTCCTTCAAGCACATGATCGGCGCGCACTCAGCAACCggctcgccgccgcgcatgGGTGGGGCGGCCACTGTGAAGACCGTCAGCGGTGTCTCGGATGGGCTGCCGTTTCGGGCGTACTCCTCCATACGCGTTCATGACCCCACCCGGAAGTCGCCGTGGGCGTTGGCGCCGGAACGCGAGGGGCTGGACGTACTGCCTGGGCGGCCCGCCTTGTCGCGGCGTCGACGCATTGCCGTGGCTGAcaacgcagcggcagaaaaCGACACCGTCGTTGAGGAGGTCCACCTGGacgagcaccgccgcccctACCTGGTGGTCCGCCCAGTCCTGAGCagcgaggaaaaagaggcgcagcgtgCTGCGGTGGAGCGGCTCTCACGCCCGAAACCCATTTACCGCCGCGCCGGAGATCCTTTGACGTCGCCTCGCTAA